In Festucalex cinctus isolate MCC-2025b chromosome 9, RoL_Fcin_1.0, whole genome shotgun sequence, the DNA window tgtcaaaaatattcacaTGACATTACACTGAAGAATTTGttatatacagtattgtatTGACTTCAGTATATATAGTGTAACAGATGTACAATTAAAATGTTGCTTTGGAAGCATCTTGTGGCCAAGTAACTATATGTAAAAGCGAGGAGAAGAACTTTATTCAGAGGCCTTTCAgatttaaatatatacatatatatatatatatatacatatatatatatatatatatatatatatatatatatatatatatatatatatatatatacatatatatatacatatacatatatacatatacatatatacatatacatatatatacatacatatatatatacatatatatgtatgttttgATGGAATTAGTGGTATCCGTAGGCAATTAGAAACATTTTATGATGGGCATCAATCACTCAAGTTGTTGCTAACAGTTGGGGAGCACTGTATGCAATTTATGTTGCAAATTAGGCTTTGTCTCACCTGTGTGGCAGCAGCAGTTCCACTGGCTCCAGTGATGTTGCTTTGGTCTCTTCCTGCTCAAACGTAAAAAATTAAGTCAGTTTCTGCTGTGAGAAAACATTGATCACTTCATCGTGAAGCAAGAAAAGCAGTCATAGGATAAGGACAGTACTTTGGGTTGCTTTCTTATGTGAATCAAAGGCTTGAAGTGTGAAATTTGTGTTAAGTCAAAAGTGGCATGCTTTCTATTACGAGTCAGTGTTTGAGTTTGGAGTCAATGTTAAAAGGCTTTGAATGGATCCTCTTGTACTACAACAATATACTGTCTACTACTGTGTATCTTCCCACACAGCAAGTGTGAGAAGTTGAGACGAGGGTCGCTGATCTGAAGTGAAGTTGGTTCTGGTGTATCAGCAGGAGGCAAGTGGGTGTGTGAACTCGACATGGCATAGCATACAACAAACCAAATGGACTCGGACATTGTAGTGAGAAGCAGTGAGAGACACACTTATCAAGAATATATCAGGCTAAGAGAATGATAACTCCATTGACCGTAACACAGGAGAAAAAGTAGGACAGTAAAGTGGACGGTGAAAAGAATCTTTCAAGGATCCATTAAAGATACAAGTCAATGAAaagggagaggggggggggggcatagcATGTAATATCTATCATTAGCATTATGGATAAAGTGCTTAGACAAGTACTGTCAACAACAAAGTATCTAAGTTTGTATTTATACCTCGAGCTCTGTCGAGCCGCAGCATCTTATTGGCCAGTTTGAACACAATTGTGTTCATGTTCACAGTCTCGTCGCTGCCAACCTAAGACAACATTATACCATACAtgcacataattacacagtacACTTGCCAAATCAGCTTGGTAGAAAGATGTGTCTGATACAATGCTGACAACATTGATTAtcataatctttaaaaaaaaataaaaataaataagaaaaaataaatatcaaatagCTGCAATTCTGTGTCAagaactggagaaaaaaaaaagtgtaataaaaTATCAATGATGTCAGTATTCCTCCAACACTACAAATTTGTGCGTATAGAAAGAAATATTAGAAATACTCACAATGGTAACCAGGGCCTCGTGAGGCTTTAGACTATGTTTTTGTAAGACTGTGGACAGGGCATCCTGCAATGTCTTACTGGACTTTGCCATGATTCCACCAgtctttccagtaaacacaTTTTCCAGACTGAAACACACAAAGAGAAAAAGCTAGAACAGGATATCAAAATCAGCCAagcgactaaaaaaaaaaaaaaaacaccagcaaATCTAACTTCACATCATAACAAATTATAACCAATAAAGTGTCAAGTGTTAAAATGGCTTTCCCTCTACAAGTGTGAGAGCAGAAATGTTACAGTGTGTGTGCGTAAACCTGCTAGGGTAAGAAAGACCAAATATAACCCTCGGAAATGAGTCAAGAACAATGACTCACACAAACATCACCCGAAGCTCAAGCAAAACCTGCTGATCTCTTAGTACAGCGCAGTCCTGGTCCAGTGATAATGGCTGCAAAGGAACATGGACCAGAGGTTGCGTCATTCAGACTTCATTTGAAACATTAATGAAGCTTGGCAAAGGAAAAGCAATCATCGCATAACACCTGTTGTCGAGCAAATTTGGGATGTGAAATGTTTCTTTCTTCCAAAAGACTTAGTCATGACCTGCCACATCCTCACCTTGTCCTTGCCTTTAAGGTAGATGATGACATCTTTCAGTGAGAAGCCTCTTTTCTCACATAGGCCGGCCATCATGTCCCTGATGGGCAGGCCACAAGGGGTGGGAGCCAGGGAGGCACTCCCGTCAGGCAGGTAGACGCAGCAATAGCCGGCTTGTTCCGGCGAATGAGGACACGGTTGGCCATTCTAAAGAATTTGGGGATATCTTTAAATTTGAAGAGATTCTTGAAGTAATTTACATATGATAGAAAATCAGTTCAGCTGGTTAAACAAAGAACTTAACTAACATCTACAAACTAGAACACACCAAGTGTGTCAATTTTCAATTCCTGAGATTATATCAGCGTTGTGTTCAACAAAACAGGCCCATATTTGACACCAGGTAAGAAAATTTGGGTGTAAATGGAAACAAAATCAtcatttcaaatatatatataattgtgaTATTTCTATGGAAGCTTGCCATGAGCTTTATATGTATTTAATATGTGCCTTTATTCAATAAACTAATATTAACGCATTCAAATCATTGTGAAAGCTGCACTGACCTCTGTCGGCCTGTAGAGGGAGTCAAGCTCCACATTACTGTTCGACTTAACAGCTTTTTGCTCTCTGTGATAAAGTGAAACATTGCTGTGGGATGAGTCTAAGATCAGACAGAAGAGAATACAATGAGATAAAGTTGAATGATTCACATTAAAGTCTAATTTAGATAAACAAGTAAAAAGATCACACCTCCCCAGGAGCCCCTTTTCTGTCGCTGTCTGTTGGTCTTGCCAGCTGGGAAAGTGCTTTCATCCGACTTCTTGCTCTGTTTGAGACAGTAATGACCTCATTACAAGGCTATTAAAACTCAGATCCCGGATCAGTTTTGCAAAGCAATTCACTGACTTTTCATTTATCTTCCTTCCCTGCCTGGGTGCTACCTTTTTGTCACTTAAGTTTGGGCTCCGATTGGCCATATCCTCCCAGGATACCGTGCGAAAAGGTTCCGCAGACAGCTGAGGTAAACGTTTGCCTTCTACACTTGCCAAGGTGCAGCTTTGGTAGAGAGGAGAGCGCACAAAGCGTCTGTAGCTGTCCATCTTCATCAACTTGAATATCTGGCACACACAAAGGGGGGGAAAGTGGCCAAAGTTGTAATTGTCTGTTTGTATTGTGTAAATGTTATTTCAACAGACCTGTGCTTGAGCCTTGTTGAACATATCAGGAGTGGGTTGTTGCAAGTCTTTCCCATCTTTCTTGGCCGTGTCATCGATGTTGATGGAGTGGGGAGCACTTTCAGACAAGTACGTTTCATAGATGGAGCGAGCTCTTATTTTCAGCTACAAATACATCACGAGAAAcaggatttttcatttttggttcaCTGCAACCTGATCCTCAGACCGATCCAATGACATCAGCATAAAAAGGAGGGAAAGCAGTCATACCTCATCCAATGATGTGGCCGGGATCCTCTTGAACTTCTCACACGCTTGCCAGAATAATATGTTCTCCGCACTCACTTCAGATTTCAGAAAGGCCTGCAAGAAATATGCACAAGACAATTTACCGTAGGCGCACACCTACCTAAACAGCTATTTGATTATGTGTTGCATCCCACTGTAAAGTAGTTGACTCCACTGGGGTCTTCCAGGAGCTTCTCAAAGGAGACAGCCCAGCTTAGCACACTGTTCGCTGGGTAGGCCTCTCCGCCCGGGGTCCCAGGTAGGCTGGAGCTGCTGCCTGTACTGCTCCATGTAGACATATTCAACTCTGCACACatcggcaaaacacacacacccattTACAAGAAAGGATAAGCACAACAAAAGAATGAGGTTGAATCAGATATGTTCTTGTGTCGTGCATCGACTTGTTCCACTCTGCGATTAGCAGGCACTTCATGCTCACCTCCGTCTGACACTGCAAGGCTCTGTTAACAGAAAGTGGAAGATGGGGTGAAGAAAAGAAAGCTCACAACTTTGATATAACCATTTTTCAGAAGACACATTGGATTTAGGATGCTTTGGCTCTAAAGTGAGATTCTATTCAAAAGAGTAAAACTATAAACAGCATTAGATAGAACAAGTGATCTTAAAATGCTTCATTATGACCTTAAAAGGCAGATTTTGAAGTGCCAAaccatgttaaatgtttttgtttcatttacagTAGCAACAAACGGGCTGCGCAGGAAGTGGTTGTGACACTGATGGTTGGCTCTCATTCAGCTTTTGGAGCCTGAGACGCCTTCATGCTGAGAACAAACCGAAAATTACTTGGTTCTCAGTGAGAGCGTCGTTAAGCGTTGACAGCAGATATTAACAACTCTTGAACACCTCAAAGTGTGTCTTACAGGAGTCCAgcaaaacactttaaaaaaaaaaaaacacacacacacaatcgtaAAGGCATCAGTGCACACTTGAAATGATCCAAAAACAGAACAAATTTTCATACAAGCGTCTGCACTGCCAATGACAGGAACAGGCACATCACACAAAACGAAAAGCGTCGCATGCCCATttctataaataaaaatgagcccATCCAGGTCTTTTCCATTACAAAAGTATGCCATCAGGCATGATCACACACAGCCTACACATGACAGATTGGCAAATAGGCCTTGTGTGGTTTCTCACTGTCCATTTTTAGTAGCAATAGGAACTGCTCAACAAACGCCCTCACAAACACTTTATGAGCACTTTAATAACATCCAAACCATTCTACATGGAGATCTGAGGACTCCTTACTTCGCCCTTTTAGATATGAAAGACCTTTCTAATCGAATAAAACTAAAACACTTTTGGTAATCTTTCTTACTTACCATGTGGCCAACAGGAATCCCTCGAGAATTACAATTCTTTGCCATGGTAACCACGACACCGCACTTGGATGTCCAAGTACAATTAATGCGACACCCACGCTGCCTGATGACACAATGAAGGTCTCCACCTAAACACCAAAAACCTCTTCACTTGGGTTCCCTTGGTCACTTCCTGCCTGGGAGTCTTACCATAGCAACAGGCCACAAAAGAGGAAGTAAAGTTACTATGATCACATCACACTGTTCTCAAGCAATATCTTGAGAAACTGAGAGCttgtgttagaaaaaaaaagtgaaaagtgaACTCCCGTAAGCAACTAAAACCACCACAAATACCACTCAACTTGTTTCATACTTTTGATTAATTTGCCACCGGTTGTAGTTCATCTTATTTATCTTGAGAACTTattgaaaatacatttgactGCCGATAGTGTagtgcagtggttctcaaccttttttcagtgatgtaccccctgtgaaatattttttttagccaaGTACCCCTAACCCAGCGCAAAGCATTTCTGattgaataataaataataataaataaaataataaaaataattttagaaaataaataaaataataataataataagaataagaataagaataagaataatacagAGTGCTGTGCCATCATTGTCTGGGTTGTTAAACTTTGGAACtccatttgtatttatgtggtctcttgaactatttggaaatcaaaagatataacttaaaaaaataataaatacaccatttaattataaataaaaaatgtgcacaTACAGATTATTATCAACATAAAGTGTCATCTTTTGGGATCATAGTTAAGTGATTGACAGATGACACATTGGGACAAACCACTTCTGATATGGGGGTAATGCTGGGCTTTTTGGACACTAAATTTAATTGACTactgaaaataaaattcattttatgaacatatattttttagaaatattaacatatactttttaaaatatattttcaaatctCAAGTACCCCCTGGAGTGCCTTCACGTACACCGAGAGGTACCCGgacccccatttgagaaccactggtgtAGCGCACACATTTGTCCATCTGATGTCATGTCAGTTTGTGCTAGCATGTTATTTAGGCTACTTTGCCAGGTTAATATCATGGATTAGCCGCATGTAAGGTGGTTGGTTtgcattggggggaaaaatgaatgccttaattaaatgaaattggGTAAAACATGTACAACTGTGAAATTCTGGGAGCTCACCACCTGGTCTGAAACATTGGTTTACCTTTTCACTGTCCATTTTTTCAGCCCGCCACTTGTCATATCTTCTTAACTGTTTGTTTGCCATCACCTTGGCCAGGTGGGAGAAGCGATGATAAAGTCCCTTGATAGCAACCATGCTCCGTCCGGGAGTGGAAACCAAAGAGAACGCGCAGGTAGGAATTGATTGACAGCTTTTGATTCTCCTGACATTCGCGCTGGGGTGTTGCACCAGGTGAGATAGGATGGCTTAATTGCGGTGCCTTGCTAATTGCTAGTTAGCTGCTAACGTTAGCTACCAAGGCCTGGATATCAAATATGTTgtttaaagtgttatttttacattttctgaaGTCAAAAATTCCTCTATATTTACTTGGTCTGGTGGCGTAGGTGGTGCAAAACaatggtcattatttttttatttaaaatgaatttaattaTAACTAGTTGACCAATAATTTAAGAACATTTGAACTTTGttaattttacatacattttattttatttattttgaggaaGAACATTGAAAAGATGGTAAGCACATCCGCCTCACAAAACTGAGGTagtttcaaatattttggttTGTCTGCTTCGCCGTTATGAGTTTTTTGGTGTGAATTTCAGAGTCGACCTACCGAAATTGCATGTTATCACCAGGCTTGCAAGTGTTTTCCCCAGGTTAGGGATCTAAACTATTAGCTCACTACTAATTACTATTGTGTGAGAAATAGTTTTGAAATTAAAAGAGGCTTTAGAGAGAATAAAGGAAGGGTAAACTTATTTTGAATAACTTAATTGTCTGAGACAGGCTGCTACATTCAAATGTACTGCTTGTGTAACCTACTTTTACATACTGGAAACATACATAtgcgttttttggggggcctTGAAAGGTGCAAACAGTAGAGTTTAGTAATAAGCCCCATGGCGTACGTTAGTGTAAATTGTTAATGTCAGGTTGTACTCTGAAAAGCAGCAGTGCTCTGCTGGGCATTGTGCAAATAAATATTGTGTGGGAGGCACTTTGCATGACCTGATTAAAATAATACAGAATATTGCTGCTCCAATGTTGCAGTTCATGTTTCATTTTGTGTGCAAAGGCAGCGTGTCACTGTGGGCTGCTTCTGCTTCGTAATAATTTCCCTTGTGGATGAATAAAGTATCTATTTATCGATATATCTTTTGGATTTACGTCTTTAGActtcttttttgtcttttacatCCCTCTGTGCTATTGAATACgaatcaacaacaaaacatcaatACTGAATTCCCTTTCCTTGCCATGACTCCCAACACAAATCTATAAAagatatattaataataactcATCCAGCTGCAATTCAATTCTGTCAAAATGTGAATTTGCATTGTCTTCCTATGACAATGCAGTGAACATTTCCTCTGACATTTATGAGTGTTTGCCACTTGGTGTCACTGTTAGCAGCAAGAAGATAGCTGTCTCTAGCTGGAAAGAAGTCAGCTGAAATGGTGGTTCAGCTAGTGGAGATTTGAAAAAGAACCTTTGAACTGTAAGCTGCAGGAAATTACTCAATAAAGTAAAAGATTGTAAGATAAATTCTATACAACATACTGTCAAAAGACAATCAAGAAagctctattaaaaaaaagaaaaagtgttatTCTCAATCTCTTCCCAGTCCAGTGTAGGATACAAAATGATGATGACAATCAATTGCCATTATACGCAGGCTGCCATCTGTCTCCCGTCCTTTCGCAAGGCCAAGCTGCCTAGCATCTGGCTTCCAATATAATTTAGGCACAAACACGCTATTGATCTGAGTGTAATTGAAAGCAAATATGACAAATCACATTAAGTAAATGTGAGCCCCTCTTCTGGCCTTTGTCTGCGCAGAAGTATGCAAATTAGGAGAAGGAGACACGGGCAAGTCATGGTGGTCCTCTCTTTTTACACTGACACACTTTTTATCTACAATAGCAGTCGTCCCACCAAGGTGGTTAGCAAAAAAGGGGGAAAGAATCATGGATCACATTTAGGGAAGGGATAGTACAGAAAACTTTATTTGGCcggtctaaacacggtattctgattaatattgcctttgtgaatatgagttcagcagcaaaatccaccccttttttttttttttttttttttttttttttttttttttaaatccatttgggtggtggccattttgccacttgtccaCTGAAAATAGCATAGTCAgtgatgtcaatttcagtcaacagcaactggcaaaatggccgccctctgagatggatttaaaaaaaaaaaaaaagtgttgtattTGGCAGCGTAATTTAAATTCCATAAATGCAATATTTATCAGACTgctatgtttagactagtggggggcaCATTGAAAATAttgtgtaaagaaaatgtttgggttgacttccactttaaaggcatacttgactcattgcgccattttcagcagtaaaaagataatatttggtctataattaatgtggtaacttcattatttttcatgtacaagtaatacatttaaaaagtaattttctacttgctggcaactgataatgacatcacctgtactgCGGAAGTAGgtaaacgaccaatcatggctcagtttactgaacaaacccataaaacaggtgagccatgattggccgttacctatttcctcagcacatgtgatgtcatcatcagtcgacagcaagtagtaaaaattactttttaaaggtattacataattgtacatgaaaaataatgaagttagcaaattcattctggacaaaatattaacttttcactgctgaaaattgttcaattagtcaagtatccctttaaggtatCGGGAGGCTACTGATGCCAGCCACAGATActtaagaccaaaaaaaaaaaaaaaaaatctaaccgaGTAAGTCATCCTTGCAGTAATTGGTAGTGAACCATCAACTTTATCAGAAGGAATTGATCGTCATTGtgttaaattatattttatacatCATAAGTACTAGAGGTACGGAGAGTACTCAAAGAGTGGATAGTCTTACTGACATCGGTCTGAACAGAAgaggtattgaacatccctaatcacatttacagtatatgtTATCAGGCGTTTTCCCGGTTTGTAAAGCAACCAAATAATTTTGAGGTTTTGGATTTGAATCCCGATTCAGGTTGGCATGTTCTCCTCGTGATCACCTGGGTTCCAAAAGCATgcatgtcattaattaattcaagAGTCAAAAATTTGGCTTAGGTGTGAGGTGAGGTGACAGATCATTTGTTTTATGTGCCCTGTTATTGGCTGACAGCGTAGCCCGTCATTTGATTTACACTCTgagcctaatgaggacaagtggaaaatagatggatggatggatttttgtcAAGATTGTCTTATTTGTAAGTGCCATATTCTAGTTGAACAAGTGCTGATATTGcaaattaaaggaaaaaaaaaaatctacctcaAGCATGAATACACAGTATTAGTAAGTACCTATGGTGAATGCTTTCAGGACCATTTGCACAGTACAGTTCAAGCCACTGTGTAACACAGCAGTGGCCACACCCACTGAGCAGAAAGCTTGTGTAGTTGAGCAAAAGagcctcaatttttttttttaatccagacaCAGAACAGGCGTGCTGAGACTAATCCCACTGAATGCCCTGCTCACAGGAGCGCTCACTAACAGACACGGTGCAGCTTTAGACAGGCAGCCGTGGAAAAGATACATAAGACGATGGCGCTATCAGCTCCTCTACCAGAGAGCATTGGATGTGGGGATGGGTTATTTATGAGTCGCTGCATCCGCTCCGGAATAAATTCAATGTTATAATCCTTCTGAGGTGGCAAAGTGTTCGGATCCATGCATACTGTCAATCCTCATCTTTGCTTTCCTGCATTAGCAGCATTCCCGCCCTCAGCCATATGGCAGACGGTCCCAACTGTGTGataatgtgcatgtgtgtgaatgTTTACTTGGTTCCTCCTGTAGCAGGTGGCTAAGGAGATAATCCAGGTAAAGCCACTGCCAAGTGGAGATGGAGGGATGGACTGAGGAAAGGGGgtgggcggatggatggatggagtgagTGGCCTTTGTATGGACTCCTAGGGCTAATTCTGGCCTTCTATAATCCTGCTCCCGTTCGCCCTCCCCCTCTTCCTGCTTGCCATCTCCACACTGATGGTTTGGTGCAATCGATGACCAGGTAGACACAAGTTCACACCCTTAACCGAAGGTAGAGGTTGAAAAAAGAGGCTGCGTGTATCGTTGTGGCTAGCTAACCTGGAAGGCGCATGAGTGAGCCTCATTGGAGAATGTAGCATCGGCCCTCCAAGGCAAGCTAAAGGAGACGCGCCACCATGGGAGAAGCTCAGAAGGTTAGTGGAGGGATCCAACCACAGGTTAGCCAACTTTTCTACATGTTCAGACTGTATGTGATGAACTAAATGTGATGTATTGCTCAACATCTGggttaaaatgtgaaaacaagCTCATGATTATAATTTTAATGCCTCCCCTGATGCAATCATCCATTTTATCGCAATTTAAAGCGACAGTGCCTCATTTTTAGTCGCACAGCAGTGTGTATTCTGTTTGGCGCACCTTGATTTAGGCTAATCACGTTACATCGTGCATCACTACATGAATGGAGACGCTATTCTAAATGAAGCCTCAGATTACGTCTTACAAAACAGGGCTCAGATGATGTATGAGCTCTTTGTGCCAGGGGAGCTTTGACTTCAAATCATGAGCAAGTCAATTATATTTTGCCAATTTCAGGCTCGGTAGTCCATAGTCAAGTCGTTTGTTTCATGGTATTACATTTATTTGACGGACACTtttgttattaatattatttatagaTATTCAGTATGGTTAAGGTTTTACAAAAGTTCAAATTAACCTATTTTTTTCATAGTCTGTATCTTGCACTGTTATGTatgtgtttcccaacctttattgagccaaggcacccaTTTTACATCAGATAAATGTCATGACACACCAACTAACAAATATGACTCAAAAAGGAGCAATACTGGAATGATGATCTCATTTTGATTGTGAAATTCGGGACGGTTTAATTTTTAGGAAGCTTCACAGGAAGCAATGACTTAAGATAATTCAACTGTTCTGCCTGTCACGATACGTCACTAGCATAGATAGATGATAATTTATGATCTCTCTCATCAAGAGGTGTCAGAcgatttttaatcgtaattaatcgcatgacttcaatagttaactcacgattaatcgtaaattttatatctgttctgaatgtacaataaaatattgtctttaaattttCATACTCATTAACCGAAAAGTGGAAAAACgttaaattaatagaaatatggctgcatgttttagtcattgatacagtaattttataataatgcatcaaattgagttaaaattaaaaaagatgtaaaaaaaaaaacgagtgtgatatagATTTGTGTTTAGGtcgttttctgccactagatggcataataaCATTTGTAAGACGATGGTGATAGctcggtgcatttttcttttgtaaaaaaaaaaaaaaaaaagaaatagccttaaaggaactttaactcaaaattaacacactaatattGACACCCCTAAACACACTGCATGCCAAGGCGCAATTGGGAATCACTGTCGTGTGTTAAGGTCTTGATTCAATGTATCATTATATTTTGACTCTTGTGCATCAATACTATACTGTAATGTATAACTTGCCATACAAAAACATTACACGCAACATCTGAAAGGCCTCCCCCGCCCATCCTGTCCATTCAGGGCTTACTCTCCGTCATTGAGAAACTAAAGGGAACCAGCGAGCAGGAAGTGCGAATCGTTCTTTTGGGCTTGGACAATGCCGGCAAAACCACGCTGCTCAAGAGCCTCGCCTCGGAGGATGTCAACACCATCACACCTACACAGGTGAGGTACTGTAGTGACACTGTAGTGTCACTTAGTTTCTGTCCGTGTGTCATATGGGTTGCCTAACTCAGCcaagcgctgccttgtcatgtAATTACAGTATGGCAACATCCACAGAATCATCACATGTAGCTCTATCACATTATTTAGCGTTGTTGCAAATCaacatttgcattttaaaatgtttttgagagTTCTTTCTGAAGTAACAatatattgcttttaaatgtgcaCTAAAACAGTAAGTAGGTACATTCGATACATTTTTGATTCTAAAGGAAATTGTATCCAATAAAAAACATAGCAATAACAACCACACATGTGGCAAGAAAGTCTACACCACAGTAAAAGTAATGTTATTTGACCATATTGGAGAGTGGTATCGTCTGAAGGATCTAATTTGGTGCGACAGCTGGACCACTGCAGTCTCGCACTCAAAGTAGGGAATTTATTCAGATGACTTGTGACCTTCGTGAATGTGCACTGAATTAATTGGCCATATGGTTTTAACATGCCAATATAAGCACATATTGTTACTTTGTGTGAGTCTGCTTATTATTCAggattgaaatttaaaaaatctgattttgGGGAAGTCAAAATTGCTGAAAACAAGTGTTTTCTTCTCCTTAGGtctgttcatagtttttgcacAATTTCAATTGAAAAGATGCTTTTGAACTT includes these proteins:
- the rgs14b gene encoding regulator of G-protein signaling 14 isoform X3, which codes for MAKNCNSRGIPVGHMSLAVSDGELNMSTWSSTGSSSSLPGTPGGEAYPANSVLSWAVSFEKLLEDPSGVNYFTAFLKSEVSAENILFWQACEKFKRIPATSLDELKIRARSIYETYLSESAPHSINIDDTAKKDGKDLQQPTPDMFNKAQAQIFKLMKMDSYRRFVRSPLYQSCTLASVEGKRLPQLSAEPFRTVSWEDMANRSPNLSDKKSKKSDESTFPAGKTNRQRQKRGSWGDSSHSNVSLYHREQKAVKSNSNVELDSLYRPTENGQPCPHSPEQAGYCCVYLPDGSASLAPTPCGLPIRDMMAGLCEKRGFSLKDVIIYLKGKDKPLSLDQDCAVLRDQQVLLELRVMFVLENVFTGKTGGIMAKSSKTLQDALSTVLQKHSLKPHEALVTIVGSDETVNMNTIVFKLANKMLRLDRARGRDQSNITGASGTAAATQAGPGGPEARLSPQNDKAKTPPKPSKNPDMDGLLDMLTRAQCYRVDDQRGLLTKEQLEVPLFLQLPPDQGNEPQSEESSTTACSAAHPYKVTENSPSSTSAEPEQKNLRETSL
- the rgs14b gene encoding regulator of G-protein signaling 14 isoform X1; the protein is MVAIKGLYHRFSHLAKVMANKQLRRYDKWRAEKMDSEKSLAVSDGELNMSTWSSTGSSSSLPGTPGGEAYPANSVLSWAVSFEKLLEDPSGVNYFTAFLKSEVSAENILFWQACEKFKRIPATSLDELKIRARSIYETYLSESAPHSINIDDTAKKDGKDLQQPTPDMFNKAQAQIFKLMKMDSYRRFVRSPLYQSCTLASVEGKRLPQLSAEPFRTVSWEDMANRSPNLSDKKSKKSDESTFPAGKTNRQRQKRGSWGDSSHSNVSLYHREQKAVKSNSNVELDSLYRPTENGQPCPHSPEQAGYCCVYLPDGSASLAPTPCGLPIRDMMAGLCEKRGFSLKDVIIYLKGKDKPLSLDQDCAVLRDQQVLLELRVMFVLENVFTGKTGGIMAKSSKTLQDALSTVLQKHSLKPHEALVTIVGSDETVNMNTIVFKLANKMLRLDRARGRDQSNITGASGTAAATQAGPGGPEARLSPQNDKAKTPPKPSKNPDMDGLLDMLTRAQCYRVDDQRGLLTKEQLEVPLFLQLPPDQGNEPQSEESSTTACSAAHPYKVTENSPSSTSAEPEQKNLRETSL
- the rgs14b gene encoding regulator of G-protein signaling 14 isoform X2, with translation MVAIKGLYHRFSHLAKVMANKQLRRYDKWRAEKMDSEKSLAVSDGELNMSTWSSTGSSSSLPGTPGGEAYPANSVLSWAVSFEKLLEDPSGVNYFTAFLKSEVSAENILFWQACEKFKRIPATSLDELKIRARSIYETYLSESAPHSINIDDTAKKDGKDLQQPTPDMFNKAQAQIFKLMKMDSYRRFVRSPLYQSCTLASVEGKRLPQLSAEPFRTVSWEDMANRSPNLSDKKSKKSDESTFPAGKTNRQRQKRGSWGDSSHSNVSLYHREQKAVKSNSNVELDSLYRPTENGQPCPHSPEQAGYCCVYLPDGSASLAPTPCGLPIRDMMAGLCEKRGFSLKDVIIYLKGKDKPLSLDQDCAVLRDQQVLLELRVMFVLENVFTGKTGGIMAKSSKTLQDALSTVLQKHSLKPHEALVTIVGSDETVNMNTIVFKLANKMLRLDRARGRDQSNITGASGTAAATQAGPGGPEARLSPQNDKAKTPPKPRLLDMLTRAQCYRVDDQRGLLTKEQLEVPLFLQLPPDQGNEPQSEESSTTACSAAHPYKVTENSPSSTSAEPEQKNLRETSL